The nucleotide sequence ATGAGGGGCAAGTACCGAGATCAAAAGACTTAGCGGCAACCGCGCTTATTGTTGGTTGCTCACTTATGTTGACAGCAAGTGCCGACTGGTTTGCAGACAAAGTATCGCAAGTGACACGATCAAACATGTTATTGACCAAAGCTGAGTTGGATGAGCCGGGTATGATGATGAATCATCTTGGTAGTGCTCTGTTAGAGATCCTCTACATACTTGGACCTATTTTTGTACTTGTTGCTGTGCTTGCTATGGTCGCTGGGGCACTGCCAGGTGGGCCAGTTTTTAACTTTAAAAATGCCTCATTTAAATATAGCCGTATCGATCCCATTGCTGGGCTCGGGCGTATGGCATCAATCAATTCCTTAATTGAACTGATTAAGTCGATACTTAAAATAGTCCTACTAATCAGCATTATGTTTATCTTCCTAGAGAAAAACTTACAGACGCTGCTGAGTTATAGTCAGCTGCCCATAGATGAAGCGGTACGCAATGGCATTGATATGCTTTCAACGGGCATGCTTTATCTAGGATTGGGCATGTTGGTGATCACTTTCATCGATGTTCCGTATCAGTATTGGCATCACCATAACGAACTAAAAATGACATCTCAGGATGTAAAGGATGAGCATAAGCAACAGGAAGGTAAGCCGGAGATTAAGGCTAAAATTCGCCAACTACAGCAGAGAATAGGGCGCTCTAGAGCCGAAATTGCTATCCCCCAAGCCGATGTTTTGCTGGTTAACCCTAACCATTATGCGGTCGCATTGAAATATGACTTAGAGAAAGCCGATGCTCCCTATGTGCTGACTAAAGGCACTGATGAACTGGCTCTGTATATGCGTCAAATTGCTCAGCGTAACGATGTTGAAGTGATTGAACTGCCGCCATTGGCACGTGCTGTTTATTACTCGACCCAAGTAGAGCAACAGATCCCTGCCGCGCTATTTATCGCTATTGCTCATGTGTTGAGTTATGTGTTGCAAATAAAAGCCGCCAGGCAGGGAAAGCAAACTAAACCTGATCCTTTGCCTAACTTCTTTATTCCGCCCCACTTGCGACGAGACTAGCTGATGCATGAATGACATGGGAATACACCAGATTGTGTTTGAAGATTAGCCGCTGCGGCACTTATATGATTTTTTTGTTTTAGTATCGTCGTTCACTATAAGGTGGCGACATGATTTAAGGATATTGCACCATGAATTGGTTTTCGCGCACATTTGCAGGCAATCGTAGCTATATAGGGATCCCTATTTTGCTGCTGGCCATTCTGGGCATGATTATTCTTCCATTACCTCCTTGGCTGTTGGACATTCTATTTACCTTTAACATCGTTTTAGCTGTCATGGTGCTGCTGGTTAGTGTCTCGATTAAGCGGCCAATCGATTTTTCTGTTTTTCCGACTGTGCTTCTGCTCGCCACCTTGATGCGATTGACGTTGAACGTTGCATCCACACGAGTGGTGCTGGTTGAGGGACATCTTGGTGGCGATGCAGCTGGTCGCGTCATTCAAGCATTTGGTGAAGTGGTGATTGCCGGCAACTATGTGGTGGGGGGCGTGATCTTCCTCATCTTGATGATCATTAACTTTGTGGTGATCACTAAAGGTGGCGAGCGTATCTCCGAAGTGTCGGCTCGTTTTACCTTAGATGCTTTGCCGGGTAAGCAGATGGCCATTGATGCGGATCTTAATGCGGGGGTGTTAACGCAAGATCAAGCAAGTCAACGACGTCAAGATGTGGCTCGGGAAGCTGATTTCTATGGTTCCATGGATGGTGCCTCTAAGTTTGTACGTGGGGATGCGATTGCCGGTTTGCTGATCTTAGCGATTAACATGTTAGGTGGCCTTGCCATCGGTATTTTCATGCATGACCTTAGCACTGGAGAGGCATTTAAAACCTACGCTCTACTTACGATAGGTGATGGTTTGGTTGCGCAGATCCCATCTCTATTGTTGGCTACCGCAGCTGCTATCATTGTGACTCGAGTGTCCGACGCTGAAGAGATGCCGACTCAGCTCACTAGGCAACTATTGGCGAATCCAAAAACGCTAGCGACCACAGCACTGGTGATGACGGTATTGGGTTTAGTACCGGGTATGCCAGCTTTTGTTTTCCTATCATTTGCTGTGCTTTTGGCATTTGCAGCTTGGAAACAAAGTCAGCACGTGGGCATAATGCCGGAGAAGAGAGTTGAGCAACAACTGGAAAATAGCCTATCTGAACCGTCAGCACCGAGCTGGGATGCCCTGCCATTCACTGACCTCATTGAAGTGCGTTTGGGCTATCGTTTAGTCCATCTTGTTGAACGCAGTAAG is from Shewanella sp. MTB7 and encodes:
- the flhB gene encoding flagellar biosynthesis protein FlhB; amino-acid sequence: MSKDTGQSKTEKATPQKLKKARDEGQVPRSKDLAATALIVGCSLMLTASADWFADKVSQVTRSNMLLTKAELDEPGMMMNHLGSALLEILYILGPIFVLVAVLAMVAGALPGGPVFNFKNASFKYSRIDPIAGLGRMASINSLIELIKSILKIVLLISIMFIFLEKNLQTLLSYSQLPIDEAVRNGIDMLSTGMLYLGLGMLVITFIDVPYQYWHHHNELKMTSQDVKDEHKQQEGKPEIKAKIRQLQQRIGRSRAEIAIPQADVLLVNPNHYAVALKYDLEKADAPYVLTKGTDELALYMRQIAQRNDVEVIELPPLARAVYYSTQVEQQIPAALFIAIAHVLSYVLQIKAARQGKQTKPDPLPNFFIPPHLRRD
- a CDS encoding flagellar biosynthesis protein FlhA: MNWFSRTFAGNRSYIGIPILLLAILGMIILPLPPWLLDILFTFNIVLAVMVLLVSVSIKRPIDFSVFPTVLLLATLMRLTLNVASTRVVLVEGHLGGDAAGRVIQAFGEVVIAGNYVVGGVIFLILMIINFVVITKGGERISEVSARFTLDALPGKQMAIDADLNAGVLTQDQASQRRQDVAREADFYGSMDGASKFVRGDAIAGLLILAINMLGGLAIGIFMHDLSTGEAFKTYALLTIGDGLVAQIPSLLLATAAAIIVTRVSDAEEMPTQLTRQLLANPKTLATTALVMTVLGLVPGMPAFVFLSFAVLLAFAAWKQSQHVGIMPEKRVEQQLENSLSEPSAPSWDALPFTDLIEVRLGYRLVHLVERSKGAELQKRLTGIRRTLSEQAGFLLAEVRVRDNLSLAPNAYQINLMGNPVVVAELEPDKLLAIKSGPVFGEIDGIITKDPAYQMDAIWIDAGLKAKALNLGFSVVDNATVIATHVSKLIRESLPDMLQHDDVISLGDRLAKISPKLSESLSTALTPIQQLKVYRLLLKEQVSLKDIRTIATTLLDCSENSKDPVLLAADVRCALRNSILHSIVGSEQKLNVLTLAPELEQTLMTALNQSQQQGKMALDSFPVEPMLLAQLQQKMPQLLADAKAQGHSPMLLVSPQLRPILARYALAFARGLHVISYNEIPETRELMVAGQLG